A DNA window from Halomonas zincidurans B6 contains the following coding sequences:
- a CDS encoding zinc transporter ZntB, which yields MPSQLPTAVESAFVTAYRLDGRGGGVELDNEALHRAWDSDNAPLWLHLDFRHDDVTDYLGSLAGLEEAVIEALLEADTRPRVARFGRGVVTTLRGINFNPGAAPDDLISLRVWMTPKRLITLRRRTLHAVNVVRERIDAGEGALSVPDLVAWLAETLVDQVGDVTHQLEERMAELEDAQLAARGNLNADELTRIRRPLITLRRFMGPQRDCLSQLAQGPLWLDDESKVSIRESANQLSRYVEDFNAMQERALILQEQLWSEHNEQLNQRMYMLAIVTTVFLPLSFLTGLLGVNVGGIPGADSPLGFTVFVVITVAIGIAVMALLKRKHWW from the coding sequence ATGCCGAGTCAATTGCCGACAGCCGTCGAAAGCGCCTTCGTCACCGCCTACCGTCTCGATGGCCGCGGGGGCGGCGTAGAGCTCGATAACGAGGCCCTGCACCGCGCCTGGGACAGCGACAATGCCCCGCTGTGGCTGCACCTGGATTTCCGCCACGACGACGTCACCGACTACCTGGGGTCGCTGGCCGGGCTCGAGGAGGCGGTAATCGAGGCGCTGCTCGAAGCGGATACCCGGCCCCGGGTCGCGCGCTTCGGGCGTGGCGTGGTGACCACCCTGCGCGGTATCAACTTCAACCCGGGCGCGGCCCCCGACGACCTGATCTCGCTGCGCGTGTGGATGACCCCCAAGCGGCTGATCACCCTGCGTCGACGCACCCTGCATGCGGTCAACGTGGTCCGCGAGCGCATCGATGCCGGCGAAGGCGCGCTGTCGGTTCCCGACCTGGTCGCCTGGCTGGCCGAGACGCTGGTCGACCAGGTCGGTGATGTCACCCATCAGCTCGAGGAGCGCATGGCCGAGCTCGAGGACGCCCAGCTCGCCGCCCGCGGCAACCTCAACGCCGACGAGCTGACCCGCATCCGCCGGCCGCTGATCACCCTGCGGCGTTTCATGGGCCCGCAGCGCGACTGCCTGTCGCAGCTCGCCCAGGGCCCGCTGTGGCTGGACGACGAAAGCAAGGTGTCGATTCGCGAGAGCGCCAATCAGCTGTCGCGCTACGTCGAGGACTTCAACGCCATGCAGGAGCGCGCGCTGATTCTTCAGGAGCAGCTGTGGAGCGAACACAACGAACAGCTCAATCAGCGCATGTACATGCTGGCCATCGTCACCACGGTATTTCTGCCGCTGAGCTTTCTGACCGGGCTGCTGGGCGTCAACGTCGGCGGCATTCCCGGCGCCGACAGCCCGCTCGGTTTCACGGTGTTCGTCGTCATCACCGTGGCGATAGGCATCGCCGTGATGGCGCTGCTCAAGCGCAAGCATTGGTGGTGA
- a CDS encoding SelT/SelW/SelH family protein, whose amino-acid sequence MASVRIQYCTQCQWLLRAGWYAQELLSTFGEELESVALIPSHGGHFEISYDDETLWERKRDGGFPDIKELKRRVRDRLDPQRDLGHVDR is encoded by the coding sequence ATGGCCTCGGTTCGCATTCAGTATTGCACGCAATGCCAATGGCTCCTGCGTGCCGGCTGGTACGCCCAGGAGTTGCTGTCCACGTTCGGCGAAGAGCTCGAGAGTGTCGCGCTGATACCCAGCCACGGCGGGCATTTCGAAATCAGCTACGACGACGAGACGCTCTGGGAGCGCAAGCGCGACGGTGGCTTTCCCGACATCAAGGAGCTCAAGCGCCGCGTGCGCGATCGGCTCGACCCGCAGCGCGATCTGGGGCATGTCGATCGATAA
- a CDS encoding PA3496 family putative envelope integrity protein, whose product MSRESFIAEQASEEQDFFEAVNDEHFTRPRASRADSLRARRQVEALLEERRLKKAIEDDWFTGLDEEE is encoded by the coding sequence ATGAGCCGTGAATCCTTCATCGCAGAACAGGCCAGCGAAGAGCAGGACTTCTTCGAAGCCGTCAACGACGAACACTTTACACGCCCCCGCGCCAGTCGCGCCGACAGCCTGCGCGCACGCCGCCAGGTCGAAGCCTTGCTCGAGGAGCGCCGCCTCAAGAAAGCCATCGAGGATGACTGGTTCACCGGGCTCGACGAGGAGGAGTAG
- a CDS encoding DMT family transporter: MTRDQRAMLCGVGAVGLWSTVATAFKLALAGMTPAELMWLAALVSWLLIGVLVVRRGQLASALRHGWRTALWAGLMNPVAYYLTLFAAYDRLPGQEAMALNYTWALAMAFLAVPILGQRLTRFDVLAGLIAYAGVWTIATRGQVLDVAFADPLGVAMALLSTLLWALYWLLNTRDHRQPLVAQWQNFSVGLPVLTAIVAFGPGFNWHGWASLGAGVYVGLFEMGFAFVLWQMAVHQVSRTAKVSNLIFLSPPVSLLLLHFIVGEPILASTLIGLVLILAGLGLQQLQKAPLPVSEP, from the coding sequence ATGACGCGCGATCAACGGGCGATGCTTTGCGGCGTCGGGGCGGTGGGGCTGTGGTCGACGGTGGCCACCGCCTTCAAGCTGGCGCTGGCCGGCATGACGCCGGCCGAGCTGATGTGGCTTGCCGCGCTGGTTTCGTGGTTGCTGATCGGCGTGCTGGTGGTGCGCCGCGGGCAACTGGCCAGCGCCCTGCGCCATGGCTGGCGGACGGCTTTATGGGCCGGGCTGATGAACCCGGTGGCGTATTACCTGACGCTGTTTGCTGCCTACGACCGGCTGCCCGGGCAGGAGGCAATGGCGCTCAATTACACCTGGGCGCTGGCGATGGCGTTCCTCGCCGTGCCGATTCTCGGCCAGCGACTGACCCGTTTCGATGTGCTCGCGGGGCTGATCGCCTACGCCGGGGTGTGGACCATCGCCACCCGCGGGCAGGTGCTCGACGTGGCCTTCGCCGACCCGCTGGGGGTGGCGATGGCGCTGCTCTCGACGCTGCTGTGGGCGCTCTACTGGCTGCTCAACACCCGCGATCATCGCCAGCCGCTGGTGGCTCAATGGCAGAACTTCAGCGTCGGCCTGCCGGTGCTGACCGCCATCGTCGCCTTCGGCCCGGGGTTCAACTGGCACGGCTGGGCGAGCCTCGGCGCGGGCGTCTACGTCGGGCTGTTCGAGATGGGCTTCGCCTTCGTGCTGTGGCAGATGGCGGTGCATCAGGTCTCGCGCACCGCCAAGGTCTCCAACCTGATCTTCCTCTCGCCGCCGGTGTCGTTGCTGCTGCTGCACTTCATCGTCGGCGAGCCGATCCTGGCCTCGACGCTGATCGGCCTGGTGCTGATCCTCGCCGGGCTGGGTCTGCAGCAGTTGCAGAAGGCCCCGCTGCCGGTTTCAGAGCCTTAA
- the ettA gene encoding energy-dependent translational throttle protein EttA codes for MAQYVFTMNRVGKIVPPKREILKDISLSFFPGAKIGVLGLNGSGKSTLLRIMAGVDTEYNGEARAMPGLNVGYLPQEPELDDNKTVRETVEEAVGEIKQAQEKLDAVYAAYAEPDADFDALAAEQARLENLIEAADAHNLERKLEVAAEALRLPPWDANVGVLSGGERRRVALCRLLLSNPDMLLLDEPTNHLDAESVAWLERFLHNYSGTVVAITHDRYFLDNVAGWILELDRGQGIPFEGNYSDWLAAKEKRLEQEAKQEASRNKAIKQELEWVRSNAKGRQAKSKARLNRFEEMQSGDFQKRNETNEIYIPPGPRLGDKVIELHDVAKRYGDKLLFENLSFQVPRGAIVGIVGGNGAGKSSLFRMINKSETPDSGEVVLGDTVQIAYVEQLRDALDDKQTVWEAVSDGQDMLNINGYEVSSRAYVGRFNFKGNDQQKRLSELSGGERGRLQLAQTLKQGANVLLLDEPSNDLDIETLRALEEALLAFPGCAMVISHDRWFLDRIATHILAYEGESQVVFFEGNYTDYEADHRKRVGSDTPKRMKYKRIDA; via the coding sequence ATGGCGCAATACGTCTTCACCATGAACCGGGTGGGCAAGATCGTGCCCCCCAAGCGCGAGATCCTCAAGGATATCTCGCTGTCCTTCTTTCCCGGCGCCAAGATCGGCGTGCTCGGCCTGAACGGTTCGGGCAAATCGACCCTGCTGCGGATCATGGCCGGCGTCGATACCGAATACAACGGTGAAGCTCGGGCGATGCCGGGGCTGAACGTCGGCTACCTGCCGCAGGAACCCGAGCTCGACGACAACAAGACGGTGCGCGAAACCGTCGAGGAAGCGGTCGGCGAGATCAAGCAGGCGCAGGAAAAACTCGACGCCGTCTACGCCGCCTACGCCGAGCCGGATGCCGACTTCGACGCGCTGGCCGCCGAGCAGGCGCGGCTGGAAAACCTGATCGAGGCCGCCGACGCCCACAACCTGGAGCGCAAGCTCGAAGTCGCCGCCGAAGCGCTGCGCCTGCCCCCCTGGGACGCCAATGTCGGCGTGCTCTCGGGCGGCGAGCGCCGCCGCGTGGCGCTGTGCCGGCTGCTGTTGTCGAATCCCGACATGCTGCTGCTCGACGAGCCGACCAACCACCTGGATGCCGAATCGGTGGCCTGGCTGGAGCGCTTCTTGCACAACTATTCGGGTACCGTGGTGGCGATCACCCACGACCGTTACTTCCTCGACAACGTCGCCGGCTGGATTCTCGAACTCGACCGCGGCCAGGGCATCCCTTTCGAAGGCAACTACTCCGACTGGCTCGCAGCCAAGGAGAAGCGCCTCGAACAGGAAGCCAAGCAGGAAGCCTCGCGCAACAAGGCGATCAAGCAGGAGCTCGAGTGGGTGCGCAGCAACGCCAAGGGCCGCCAGGCCAAGAGCAAGGCGCGCCTCAATCGCTTCGAGGAGATGCAGTCCGGCGACTTCCAGAAGCGCAACGAGACCAACGAGATCTACATCCCACCCGGCCCGCGGCTCGGCGACAAGGTCATCGAACTGCACGACGTCGCCAAGCGCTACGGCGACAAGCTGCTGTTCGAGAACCTGTCGTTCCAGGTACCCAGGGGCGCGATCGTCGGCATCGTCGGCGGCAACGGCGCGGGCAAGTCCTCGCTGTTCCGGATGATCAACAAAAGCGAGACCCCCGACAGCGGCGAGGTGGTGCTCGGCGATACGGTCCAGATCGCCTATGTCGAGCAGCTGCGCGATGCGCTCGACGACAAGCAGACGGTGTGGGAAGCGGTCTCCGACGGCCAGGACATGCTCAACATCAACGGCTATGAAGTGTCGTCACGGGCCTACGTGGGTCGCTTCAACTTCAAGGGCAACGATCAGCAGAAGCGCCTGTCGGAGCTGTCCGGCGGCGAACGCGGCCGGCTGCAGCTGGCCCAGACCCTCAAGCAGGGCGCCAACGTGCTGCTGCTCGACGAGCCGTCCAACGATCTCGACATCGAGACCCTGCGCGCCCTTGAGGAGGCGCTGCTCGCCTTCCCCGGCTGCGCCATGGTGATCTCCCACGATCGCTGGTTCCTCGACCGCATCGCCACGCACATCCTGGCCTACGAGGGTGAATCGCAGGTGGTGTTCTTCGAGGGCAACTACACCGACTACGAGGCGGATCACAGGAAGCGCGTCGGCAGCGATACGCCCAAGCGCATGAAGTACAAGCGCATCGACGCCTGA
- a CDS encoding PAS domain-containing protein, translating into MKRPAMIDARLLERIVDASADGIVVAEQEGDETILIYVNQGFERLTGYSADEILYRDCRFLQNDDRDQPALPRIRQALSEHRPCREVLRNYRKDGTLFYNELSITPLFDEQDQLTYFIGVQKDVTQLAEALAELEALRLKQQELQERTKHGHE; encoded by the coding sequence ATGAAAAGACCCGCCATGATCGACGCCCGGTTGCTGGAACGCATCGTCGATGCCTCGGCCGACGGTATCGTGGTCGCCGAACAGGAAGGCGACGAGACCATTCTGATCTACGTCAACCAGGGCTTCGAGCGCCTGACCGGCTATAGCGCCGACGAGATCCTCTACCGCGACTGCCGCTTTCTGCAGAACGACGACCGCGATCAACCCGCCCTGCCGCGCATCCGCCAGGCGCTCAGCGAGCATCGCCCGTGCCGCGAGGTGTTGCGCAACTATCGCAAGGACGGCACGCTGTTCTACAACGAGCTGTCGATTACCCCGCTGTTCGACGAGCAGGACCAGTTGACCTACTTCATCGGCGTGCAGAAAGACGTCACGCAACTCGCCGAGGCCCTGGCCGAACTCGAGGCGCTCAGGCTGAAACAACAGGAGTTGCAAGAACGGACGAAACACGGCCACGAGTGA